A window of Polyodon spathula isolate WHYD16114869_AA chromosome 22, ASM1765450v1, whole genome shotgun sequence contains these coding sequences:
- the endou2 gene encoding poly(U)-specific endoribonuclease-B, which produces MTEKDLYLSVMAQQLWDNDMSRLQPGLDYKISLQGKAGLTQSCNDGNNGAALPLFTFVNENIFKKETFSAFISLLDNYESNAGEPEVVTLEEEAENHRFLESIINTPPMKIAHRYLVEKQLSPENTGEFKQQLYRIWFELYARRGSSRPDSSGFEHVFVGETRGGRTVIGFHNWIQLYLQEKLGHIDYKGYSVNANSPEPDDKKHILALQFSWKNGIKPKGSIFIGVSPEFEFALYTLCFLTSPNERVKVSFSLYEVEIVCHHYNQKHIGTTYPILTKYL; this is translated from the exons ATGACTGAAAAGGATCTGTATTTATCAGTGATGGCACAGCAGCTGTGGGACAATGACATGAGCCGCCTGCAGCCTGGCCTGGACTACAAGATCTCACTGCAG GGTAAGGCAGGATTGACGCAGTCCTGCAATGATGGAAACAATGGAGCTGCATTGCCATTGTTCACATTTGTTaatgagaacatttttaaaaaggaaacattctCTG CCTTCATCTCCCTTCTCGATAACTATGAGAGTAATGCTGGGGAACCTGAGGTCGTGACCCTGGAAGAGGAAGCTGAAAACCACAGGTTCCTGGAATCGATCATAAACACCCCACCAATGAAG ATTGCTCACAGGTACCTAGTGGAGAAGCAGCTCTCACCGGAGAACACAGGGGAGTTCAAACAACAGCTCTATCGCATCTGGTTTGAGCTGTACGCCAGGAGAGGGTCCAGCAG ACCGGACTCTTCAGGCTTTGAACACGTGTTTGTTGGGGAGACCAGAGGAGGCCGAACAGTCATTGGTTTCCATAACTGGATCCAGTTATACCTGCAAGAGAAGCTTGGGCATATTGACTACAAGGGGTACAGTGTGAATGCTAACTCCCCAGAA CCTGATGACAAAAAACACATCCTGGCCCTTCAGTTCAGCTGGAAGAATGGGATCAAACCAAAAGGGAGCATTTTCATTGGTGTCAGTCCAGAGTTTGAGTTTGCCCTCTACACACTCTGTTTCCTGACCTCCCCCAATGAACGCGTGAAAGTGTCATTCAGCCTGTATGAGGTGGAGATTGTCTGCCATCATTACAACCAGAAACATATAGGCACCACCTACCCCATTCTCACAAAGTACCTATAA